Proteins found in one Colletes latitarsis isolate SP2378_abdomen chromosome 8, iyColLati1, whole genome shotgun sequence genomic segment:
- the LOC143344467 gene encoding VPS35 endosomal protein-sorting factor-like isoform X2, with translation MGKINWISRSMNHETIEFVYLEEAIDHPLKPVTITLIDSRSGVKRNVLQHMNSSSTDTSVPTHTPIPGNSLVDPLLSHSSLDGSDPLSQFAREELDPLSKMAADEWDYSCNIAVAGKKSKDTAEELVEPWSTRRTMILNKYTTSEKLSILTSFLTGGEKVVVKVQPTGGVVDKVRTRLEQLDDFEEGSVRQMLDLSQQQYAARIEQLNNELVQAWHSDQRVKALKIAIQCAKLLVDTSVMAFYPSKFVLITDILDIFGKLVYGRLKVKAEYYKPGSKVPTSLPDNFTPDMVPENAKETCRNWFYKIASIRELVPRLYVEMAIIKSYSFLTTSEFNKALLRITQMIRGIGNPLIAIYARCYLCRVGLALNRTSDFEFVRENFHDFLSTYQQLFGPFVKDELVKQNMSLQSYLNLYSPALDWILQILVATTSESHLEGVLSECKKQTNNSLLLNSVLTAFKPTYIAARAMEFVNLIISTEDDGFPQYLLYRSLGECLVQESPPKEDCQAILNVTWKYITDLTNPTKFMHCVEIWIQFTAIHFSVNELNVFFGKIIDRLNPNKNFEHYYPQLQNIIEKIVAHKQDFESLFAMDNFLPLIDLFHKETIKVEVCKTIIERLSVQGGSIADPIIINALMFVARIMHDSVSALTVEDEKRQIGQLICGLVQRVDYDRDFEKQLNFYVEARAAFPNLDSVHIQLVQCVNKLAVDTRKIVRGHHTRRTSAFVRACAAFCLITIPSLTLVHMQLQLYLLSGQVALLNQCLCLADACFEAAFSLLKEKSKAVNIDGRQNSSDAYLFSYLSNFLSTLLVVPQNPILKSHLNFRVIDLLSALTQENYPYHVDKIDSNDKLYGSDPEFIYGMNKICSKVVEEVMWHIQYLDSPLKFEEQAALALEFFNCFIIRAELRDPSLAQVAVDLWNLSQQRGFIDSKVKMKTIAYMVLKSHHKEYEHFSDILKKMSK, from the exons ATGGGGAAAATAAATTG GATTTCAAGATCTATGAACCATGAAACAATAGAATTTGTGTATTTAGAAGAAGCAATAGATCATCCTCTGAAACCTGTTACAATTAcg TTAATTGACAGTCGTAGTGGAGTTAAACGCAATGTATTGCAGCATATGAACAGCTCTTCGACTGATACATCAGTACCAACTCACACACCAATCCCTGGAAATTCTTTAGTAGATCCATTATTAAGTCATTCTTCTCTCGATGGATCAGATCCTCTTTCCCAGTTTGCTCGAGAAGAACTAGATCCTTTATCTAAGATGGCTGCAGACGAG TGGGATTACTCCTGCAATATTGCAGTTGCTGGTAAGAAATCCAAAGATACTGCAGAGGAATTAGTTGAGCCTTGGTCAACAAGACGTACtatgatattaaataaatatacaactTCAGAAAAGTTGTCGATTCTTACTAGCTTTTTGACAGGTGGTGAAAAAG TTGTTGTTAAAGTTCAACCAACTGGTGGAGTAGTTGATAAGGTACGAACAAGATTGGAACAACTAGATGATTTTGAAGAAGGATCTGTTAGACAAATGTTAGATTTGTCGCAACAGCAATATGCAGCAAGAATTGAACAATTAAATAACGAACTTGTACAAGCATGGCACTCTGATCAAAGAGTCAAAGCACTTAAAATAGCAATTCAG TGTGCCAAATTATTAGTAGATACGTCTGTCATGGCTTTTTATCCTAGTAAATTTGTTCTTATCACGGACATCTTAGATATTTTTGGGAAACTTGTGTATGGAAGATTAAAGGTTAAGGCAGAATATTACAA ACCAGGAAGTAAAGTGCCTACAAGTTTACCAGATAATTTTACACCAGATATGGTACCAGAGAATGCAAAAGAAACTTGTAGAAACTGGTTTTATAAAATTGCATCAATAAGAGAATTAGTGCCACGTCTTTATGTGGAGATGGCGATAATAAAGTCTTACAGTTTTTTAACAACAAG TGAATTTAATAAAGCACTATTGCGAATAACTCAAATGATACGAGGAATTGGAAATCCACTTATAGCTATATATGCCAGATGTTATTTATGTCGAGTGGGATTAGCTTTAAACAGAACATCTGATTTTGAATTTGTAAGAGAAAATTTTCACGATTTCCTTTCTACGTATCAGCAGTTATTCGGCCCATTTGTAAAAGATGAACTGGTTAAACAAAATATGTCGCTACAGTCTTATTTAAATCTGTATTCGCCCGCTTTAGATTGGATTTTGCAAATTTTAGTTGCCACGACTTCCGAAAGTCATTTGGAAGGTGTGCTTTCTGAATGCAAAAAACAAACGAATAA TTCTTTATTATTAAATAGTGTCTTAACAGCATTTAAGCCAACATATATTGCTGCACGCGCAATGGAGTTTGTAAATTTGATAATTTCAACCGAAGACGATG GTTTTCCTCAATATCTTTTATACCGAAGTTTAGGTGAATGTCTAGTACAAGAATCTCCACCGAAAGAAGATTGTCAAGCAATTCTTAATGTAACTTGGAAGTACATAACAGATTTGACTAATCCTACAAAATTCATGCATTGCGTTGAAATATGGATTCAATTTACTGCCATTCATTTTTCC GTAAACGAACTAAACGTATTCTTCGGAAAAATAATCGATCGACTTAATCCAAACAAAAATTTTGAACATTACTATCCGCAGTTACAAAATATCATTGAAAAAATAGTAGCTCATAAACAAGATTTTGAGTCGCTATTCGCTATG GATAATTTTTTACCTTTAatcgatttgttccacaaggaaACTATTAAGGTTGAAGTTTGTAAAACAATTATAGAACGTTTAAGTGTCCAAGGTGGTTCTATTGCCGATCCTATTATTATAAATGCTCTCATGTTTGTTGCTAGAATAATGCACGATTCCGTTAG TGCTTTAACCGTTGAAGATGAAAAGCGACAAATTGGTCAACTTATATGTGGTCTAGTACAACGCGTTGATTATGATCGTGACTTTGAAAAGCAGCTTAATTTTTACGTGGAAGCCAGAGCAGCTTTCCCTAACCTCGACAGTGTTCATATACAACTTGTACAG TGTGTAAATAAATTAGCAGTCGATACTAGAAAGATCGTTCGTGGACATCACACGAGAAGAACGTCAGCATTTGTACGTGCCTGTGCTGCGTTTTGTCTTATCACCATTCCATCACTGACTTTAGTTCATATGCAACTTCAATTGTATTTACTGTCAGGTCAAGTTGCACTTTTAAATCAGTGTTTATGCCTAG CCGATGCATGTTTTGAAGCTGCCTTTAGCCTACTCAAAGAAAAGTCAAAAGCAGTAAATATAGATGGAAGACAAAACAGCTCGGAtgcatatttattttcatatttgtcCAATTTTTTATCAACCTTATTGGTTGTACCG CAAAATCCAATTCTGAAGTCGCATTTGAATTTCCGTGTGATCGATTTATTGTCAGCACTAACTCAGGAAAATTATCCGTACCACGTTGATAAG ATTGATTCTAATGATAAATTGTATGGATCTGATCCAGAATTTATATACGGGATGAACAAAATATGTTCAAAAGTCGTAGAAGAGGTTATGTGGCATATACAGTATCTTGATTCCCCCTTAAAATTCGAGGAGCAGGCAGCTCTTGCGCTTgagttttttaattgttttattaTCAGAGCTGAGTTACGTGATCCGTCGTTGGCGCAGGTGGCTGTGGATTTATGGAATTTATCTCAGCAGCGTGGTTTTATAGATTCCAAAGTGAAG ATGAAAACTATAGCATATATGGTACTAAAGAGTCATCATAAGGAGTATGAACATTTCTCGGATATTTTAAAGAAGATGTCGAAATAA
- the LOC143344467 gene encoding VPS35 endosomal protein-sorting factor-like isoform X3 translates to MGKINWISRSMNHETIEFVYLEEAIDHPLKPVTITLIDSRSGVKRNVLQHMNSSSTDTSVPTHTPIPGNSLVDPLLSHSSLDGSDPLSQFAREELDPLSKMAADEWDYSCNIAVAGKKSKDTAEELVEPWSTRRTMILNKYTTSEKLSILTSFLTGGEKVVVKVQPTGGVVDKVRTRLEQLDDFEEGSVRQMLDLSQQQYAARIEQLNNELVQAWHSDQRVKALKIAIQCAKLLVDTSVMAFYPSKFVLITDILDIFGKLVYGRLKVKAEYYKPGSKVPTSLPDNFTPDMVPENAKETCRNWFYKIASIRELVPRLYVEMAIIKSYSFLTTSEFNKALLRITQMIRGIGNPLIAIYARCYLCRVGLALNRTSDFEFVRENFHDFLSTYQQLFGPFVKDELVKQNMSLQSYLNLYSPALDWILQILVATTSESHLEGVLSECKKQTNNSLLLNSVLTAFKPTYIAARAMEFVNLIISTEDDGFPQYLLYRSLGECLVQESPPKEDCQAILNVTWKYITDLTNPTKFMHCVEIWIQFTAIHFSVNELNVFFGKIIDRLNPNKNFEHYYPQLQNIIEKIVAHKQDFESLFAMDNFLPLIDLFHKETIKVEVCKTIIERLSVQGGSIADPIIINALMFVARIMHDSVSALTVEDEKRQIGQLICGLVQRVDYDRDFEKQLNFYVEARAAFPNLDSVHIQLVQCVNKLAVDTRKIVRGHHTRRTSAFVRACAAFCLITIPSLTLVHMQLQLYLLSGQVALLNQCLCLADACFEAAFSLLKEKSKAVNIDGRQNSSDAYLFSYLSNFLSTLLVVPDNPRNGLLYMVCSFRDAVAYCFQQNPILKSHLNFRVIDLLSALTQENYPYHVDKNLYTG, encoded by the exons ATGGGGAAAATAAATTG GATTTCAAGATCTATGAACCATGAAACAATAGAATTTGTGTATTTAGAAGAAGCAATAGATCATCCTCTGAAACCTGTTACAATTAcg TTAATTGACAGTCGTAGTGGAGTTAAACGCAATGTATTGCAGCATATGAACAGCTCTTCGACTGATACATCAGTACCAACTCACACACCAATCCCTGGAAATTCTTTAGTAGATCCATTATTAAGTCATTCTTCTCTCGATGGATCAGATCCTCTTTCCCAGTTTGCTCGAGAAGAACTAGATCCTTTATCTAAGATGGCTGCAGACGAG TGGGATTACTCCTGCAATATTGCAGTTGCTGGTAAGAAATCCAAAGATACTGCAGAGGAATTAGTTGAGCCTTGGTCAACAAGACGTACtatgatattaaataaatatacaactTCAGAAAAGTTGTCGATTCTTACTAGCTTTTTGACAGGTGGTGAAAAAG TTGTTGTTAAAGTTCAACCAACTGGTGGAGTAGTTGATAAGGTACGAACAAGATTGGAACAACTAGATGATTTTGAAGAAGGATCTGTTAGACAAATGTTAGATTTGTCGCAACAGCAATATGCAGCAAGAATTGAACAATTAAATAACGAACTTGTACAAGCATGGCACTCTGATCAAAGAGTCAAAGCACTTAAAATAGCAATTCAG TGTGCCAAATTATTAGTAGATACGTCTGTCATGGCTTTTTATCCTAGTAAATTTGTTCTTATCACGGACATCTTAGATATTTTTGGGAAACTTGTGTATGGAAGATTAAAGGTTAAGGCAGAATATTACAA ACCAGGAAGTAAAGTGCCTACAAGTTTACCAGATAATTTTACACCAGATATGGTACCAGAGAATGCAAAAGAAACTTGTAGAAACTGGTTTTATAAAATTGCATCAATAAGAGAATTAGTGCCACGTCTTTATGTGGAGATGGCGATAATAAAGTCTTACAGTTTTTTAACAACAAG TGAATTTAATAAAGCACTATTGCGAATAACTCAAATGATACGAGGAATTGGAAATCCACTTATAGCTATATATGCCAGATGTTATTTATGTCGAGTGGGATTAGCTTTAAACAGAACATCTGATTTTGAATTTGTAAGAGAAAATTTTCACGATTTCCTTTCTACGTATCAGCAGTTATTCGGCCCATTTGTAAAAGATGAACTGGTTAAACAAAATATGTCGCTACAGTCTTATTTAAATCTGTATTCGCCCGCTTTAGATTGGATTTTGCAAATTTTAGTTGCCACGACTTCCGAAAGTCATTTGGAAGGTGTGCTTTCTGAATGCAAAAAACAAACGAATAA TTCTTTATTATTAAATAGTGTCTTAACAGCATTTAAGCCAACATATATTGCTGCACGCGCAATGGAGTTTGTAAATTTGATAATTTCAACCGAAGACGATG GTTTTCCTCAATATCTTTTATACCGAAGTTTAGGTGAATGTCTAGTACAAGAATCTCCACCGAAAGAAGATTGTCAAGCAATTCTTAATGTAACTTGGAAGTACATAACAGATTTGACTAATCCTACAAAATTCATGCATTGCGTTGAAATATGGATTCAATTTACTGCCATTCATTTTTCC GTAAACGAACTAAACGTATTCTTCGGAAAAATAATCGATCGACTTAATCCAAACAAAAATTTTGAACATTACTATCCGCAGTTACAAAATATCATTGAAAAAATAGTAGCTCATAAACAAGATTTTGAGTCGCTATTCGCTATG GATAATTTTTTACCTTTAatcgatttgttccacaaggaaACTATTAAGGTTGAAGTTTGTAAAACAATTATAGAACGTTTAAGTGTCCAAGGTGGTTCTATTGCCGATCCTATTATTATAAATGCTCTCATGTTTGTTGCTAGAATAATGCACGATTCCGTTAG TGCTTTAACCGTTGAAGATGAAAAGCGACAAATTGGTCAACTTATATGTGGTCTAGTACAACGCGTTGATTATGATCGTGACTTTGAAAAGCAGCTTAATTTTTACGTGGAAGCCAGAGCAGCTTTCCCTAACCTCGACAGTGTTCATATACAACTTGTACAG TGTGTAAATAAATTAGCAGTCGATACTAGAAAGATCGTTCGTGGACATCACACGAGAAGAACGTCAGCATTTGTACGTGCCTGTGCTGCGTTTTGTCTTATCACCATTCCATCACTGACTTTAGTTCATATGCAACTTCAATTGTATTTACTGTCAGGTCAAGTTGCACTTTTAAATCAGTGTTTATGCCTAG CCGATGCATGTTTTGAAGCTGCCTTTAGCCTACTCAAAGAAAAGTCAAAAGCAGTAAATATAGATGGAAGACAAAACAGCTCGGAtgcatatttattttcatatttgtcCAATTTTTTATCAACCTTATTGGTTGTACCG GATAATCCTCGCAATGGTCTTCTATATATGGTGTGTAGTTTCCGTGATGCAGTTGCGTATTGTTTCCAGCAAAATCCAATTCTGAAGTCGCATTTGAATTTCCGTGTGATCGATTTATTGTCAGCACTAACTCAGGAAAATTATCCGTACCACGTTGATAAG AATTTATATACGGGATGA
- the LOC143344467 gene encoding VPS35 endosomal protein-sorting factor-like isoform X1, which yields MGKINWISRSMNHETIEFVYLEEAIDHPLKPVTITLIDSRSGVKRNVLQHMNSSSTDTSVPTHTPIPGNSLVDPLLSHSSLDGSDPLSQFAREELDPLSKMAADEWDYSCNIAVAGKKSKDTAEELVEPWSTRRTMILNKYTTSEKLSILTSFLTGGEKVVVKVQPTGGVVDKVRTRLEQLDDFEEGSVRQMLDLSQQQYAARIEQLNNELVQAWHSDQRVKALKIAIQCAKLLVDTSVMAFYPSKFVLITDILDIFGKLVYGRLKVKAEYYKPGSKVPTSLPDNFTPDMVPENAKETCRNWFYKIASIRELVPRLYVEMAIIKSYSFLTTSEFNKALLRITQMIRGIGNPLIAIYARCYLCRVGLALNRTSDFEFVRENFHDFLSTYQQLFGPFVKDELVKQNMSLQSYLNLYSPALDWILQILVATTSESHLEGVLSECKKQTNNSLLLNSVLTAFKPTYIAARAMEFVNLIISTEDDGFPQYLLYRSLGECLVQESPPKEDCQAILNVTWKYITDLTNPTKFMHCVEIWIQFTAIHFSVNELNVFFGKIIDRLNPNKNFEHYYPQLQNIIEKIVAHKQDFESLFAMDNFLPLIDLFHKETIKVEVCKTIIERLSVQGGSIADPIIINALMFVARIMHDSVSALTVEDEKRQIGQLICGLVQRVDYDRDFEKQLNFYVEARAAFPNLDSVHIQLVQCVNKLAVDTRKIVRGHHTRRTSAFVRACAAFCLITIPSLTLVHMQLQLYLLSGQVALLNQCLCLADACFEAAFSLLKEKSKAVNIDGRQNSSDAYLFSYLSNFLSTLLVVPDNPRNGLLYMVCSFRDAVAYCFQQNPILKSHLNFRVIDLLSALTQENYPYHVDKIDSNDKLYGSDPEFIYGMNKICSKVVEEVMWHIQYLDSPLKFEEQAALALEFFNCFIIRAELRDPSLAQVAVDLWNLSQQRGFIDSKVKMKTIAYMVLKSHHKEYEHFSDILKKMSK from the exons ATGGGGAAAATAAATTG GATTTCAAGATCTATGAACCATGAAACAATAGAATTTGTGTATTTAGAAGAAGCAATAGATCATCCTCTGAAACCTGTTACAATTAcg TTAATTGACAGTCGTAGTGGAGTTAAACGCAATGTATTGCAGCATATGAACAGCTCTTCGACTGATACATCAGTACCAACTCACACACCAATCCCTGGAAATTCTTTAGTAGATCCATTATTAAGTCATTCTTCTCTCGATGGATCAGATCCTCTTTCCCAGTTTGCTCGAGAAGAACTAGATCCTTTATCTAAGATGGCTGCAGACGAG TGGGATTACTCCTGCAATATTGCAGTTGCTGGTAAGAAATCCAAAGATACTGCAGAGGAATTAGTTGAGCCTTGGTCAACAAGACGTACtatgatattaaataaatatacaactTCAGAAAAGTTGTCGATTCTTACTAGCTTTTTGACAGGTGGTGAAAAAG TTGTTGTTAAAGTTCAACCAACTGGTGGAGTAGTTGATAAGGTACGAACAAGATTGGAACAACTAGATGATTTTGAAGAAGGATCTGTTAGACAAATGTTAGATTTGTCGCAACAGCAATATGCAGCAAGAATTGAACAATTAAATAACGAACTTGTACAAGCATGGCACTCTGATCAAAGAGTCAAAGCACTTAAAATAGCAATTCAG TGTGCCAAATTATTAGTAGATACGTCTGTCATGGCTTTTTATCCTAGTAAATTTGTTCTTATCACGGACATCTTAGATATTTTTGGGAAACTTGTGTATGGAAGATTAAAGGTTAAGGCAGAATATTACAA ACCAGGAAGTAAAGTGCCTACAAGTTTACCAGATAATTTTACACCAGATATGGTACCAGAGAATGCAAAAGAAACTTGTAGAAACTGGTTTTATAAAATTGCATCAATAAGAGAATTAGTGCCACGTCTTTATGTGGAGATGGCGATAATAAAGTCTTACAGTTTTTTAACAACAAG TGAATTTAATAAAGCACTATTGCGAATAACTCAAATGATACGAGGAATTGGAAATCCACTTATAGCTATATATGCCAGATGTTATTTATGTCGAGTGGGATTAGCTTTAAACAGAACATCTGATTTTGAATTTGTAAGAGAAAATTTTCACGATTTCCTTTCTACGTATCAGCAGTTATTCGGCCCATTTGTAAAAGATGAACTGGTTAAACAAAATATGTCGCTACAGTCTTATTTAAATCTGTATTCGCCCGCTTTAGATTGGATTTTGCAAATTTTAGTTGCCACGACTTCCGAAAGTCATTTGGAAGGTGTGCTTTCTGAATGCAAAAAACAAACGAATAA TTCTTTATTATTAAATAGTGTCTTAACAGCATTTAAGCCAACATATATTGCTGCACGCGCAATGGAGTTTGTAAATTTGATAATTTCAACCGAAGACGATG GTTTTCCTCAATATCTTTTATACCGAAGTTTAGGTGAATGTCTAGTACAAGAATCTCCACCGAAAGAAGATTGTCAAGCAATTCTTAATGTAACTTGGAAGTACATAACAGATTTGACTAATCCTACAAAATTCATGCATTGCGTTGAAATATGGATTCAATTTACTGCCATTCATTTTTCC GTAAACGAACTAAACGTATTCTTCGGAAAAATAATCGATCGACTTAATCCAAACAAAAATTTTGAACATTACTATCCGCAGTTACAAAATATCATTGAAAAAATAGTAGCTCATAAACAAGATTTTGAGTCGCTATTCGCTATG GATAATTTTTTACCTTTAatcgatttgttccacaaggaaACTATTAAGGTTGAAGTTTGTAAAACAATTATAGAACGTTTAAGTGTCCAAGGTGGTTCTATTGCCGATCCTATTATTATAAATGCTCTCATGTTTGTTGCTAGAATAATGCACGATTCCGTTAG TGCTTTAACCGTTGAAGATGAAAAGCGACAAATTGGTCAACTTATATGTGGTCTAGTACAACGCGTTGATTATGATCGTGACTTTGAAAAGCAGCTTAATTTTTACGTGGAAGCCAGAGCAGCTTTCCCTAACCTCGACAGTGTTCATATACAACTTGTACAG TGTGTAAATAAATTAGCAGTCGATACTAGAAAGATCGTTCGTGGACATCACACGAGAAGAACGTCAGCATTTGTACGTGCCTGTGCTGCGTTTTGTCTTATCACCATTCCATCACTGACTTTAGTTCATATGCAACTTCAATTGTATTTACTGTCAGGTCAAGTTGCACTTTTAAATCAGTGTTTATGCCTAG CCGATGCATGTTTTGAAGCTGCCTTTAGCCTACTCAAAGAAAAGTCAAAAGCAGTAAATATAGATGGAAGACAAAACAGCTCGGAtgcatatttattttcatatttgtcCAATTTTTTATCAACCTTATTGGTTGTACCG GATAATCCTCGCAATGGTCTTCTATATATGGTGTGTAGTTTCCGTGATGCAGTTGCGTATTGTTTCCAGCAAAATCCAATTCTGAAGTCGCATTTGAATTTCCGTGTGATCGATTTATTGTCAGCACTAACTCAGGAAAATTATCCGTACCACGTTGATAAG ATTGATTCTAATGATAAATTGTATGGATCTGATCCAGAATTTATATACGGGATGAACAAAATATGTTCAAAAGTCGTAGAAGAGGTTATGTGGCATATACAGTATCTTGATTCCCCCTTAAAATTCGAGGAGCAGGCAGCTCTTGCGCTTgagttttttaattgttttattaTCAGAGCTGAGTTACGTGATCCGTCGTTGGCGCAGGTGGCTGTGGATTTATGGAATTTATCTCAGCAGCGTGGTTTTATAGATTCCAAAGTGAAG ATGAAAACTATAGCATATATGGTACTAAAGAGTCATCATAAGGAGTATGAACATTTCTCGGATATTTTAAAGAAGATGTCGAAATAA